A window from Shewanella livingstonensis encodes these proteins:
- the metK gene encoding methionine adenosyltransferase: MAKHLFTSESVSEGHPDKIADQISDAVLDAILEQDPKARVACETYVKTGMVLVGGEVTTSAWVDIEEITRKTVREIGYTNSDMGFDADSCAVLNAIGKQSPDINQGVDRSDPAEQGAGDQGLMFGYASNETDVLMPAPITYAHKLVKRQSEVRKDGTLPWLRPDAKSQVTFAYDDGKIIGIDAIVLSTQHREDVTQADLIEAVMETIIKPVLPAQWLNKNTKYFINPTGRFVIGGPVGDCGLTGRKIIVDTYGGMARHGGGAFSGKDPSKVDRSAAYAARYVAKNIVAAGLADRCELQVSYAIGVAEPTSISIETFGTGKVSEEVLIKLIRQHFELRPYGLTAMLDLARPIYQQTAAYGHFGRDIFPWEATDKAEILRADAGL, translated from the coding sequence ATGGCAAAGCACTTGTTTACCTCTGAGTCGGTCTCAGAAGGTCATCCAGATAAAATCGCCGATCAGATTTCTGATGCGGTATTAGACGCAATACTTGAGCAAGATCCAAAAGCTCGTGTTGCGTGCGAAACGTATGTCAAAACCGGTATGGTATTAGTGGGCGGTGAAGTCACCACTTCTGCTTGGGTCGACATTGAAGAAATTACCCGTAAAACGGTACGCGAAATCGGTTATACCAATTCAGATATGGGTTTTGATGCTGATTCATGTGCTGTTTTAAATGCTATTGGCAAACAGTCTCCAGATATTAACCAAGGTGTTGATCGTTCAGATCCTGCAGAGCAAGGCGCGGGCGACCAAGGGTTAATGTTTGGTTATGCCAGCAATGAAACCGACGTATTAATGCCTGCACCGATTACTTATGCCCACAAATTAGTTAAGCGTCAGTCTGAAGTCCGTAAAGACGGCACACTACCTTGGTTACGCCCAGATGCTAAAAGCCAGGTCACGTTTGCTTATGATGATGGAAAAATCATCGGTATCGATGCGATTGTATTATCAACTCAACATCGTGAAGATGTGACCCAAGCTGACTTGATTGAAGCGGTAATGGAAACCATCATCAAGCCGGTATTACCTGCGCAATGGTTAAACAAAAACACTAAATACTTTATCAACCCTACTGGTCGCTTTGTCATTGGCGGCCCTGTTGGTGATTGTGGTTTAACAGGCCGCAAGATTATTGTAGATACTTATGGCGGAATGGCGCGTCATGGTGGTGGTGCTTTCTCTGGTAAAGACCCATCAAAAGTAGACCGTAGCGCAGCTTATGCTGCACGTTATGTAGCTAAAAACATCGTTGCTGCTGGTCTTGCTGACCGTTGTGAGCTACAAGTGTCTTACGCTATTGGTGTTGCAGAGCCAACCTCTATTAGTATTGAAACATTCGGTACTGGTAAAGTGTCTGAAGAAGTATTGATCAAGTTAATTCGTCAACACTTCGAATTACGCCCATATGGCTTAACGGCAATGTTAGATTTAGCGCGTCCAATCTATCAACAAACTGCGGCTTATGGTCATTTTGGTCGCGATATATTCCCGTGGGAAGCGACGGATAAAGCTGAAATTCTCCGTGCAGATGCCGGACTATAA
- a CDS encoding ABC transporter permease, whose amino-acid sequence MILGLTRSWSLAGYFIAAILILPLIALIVQSTLPDQAVFSHLFNTVLPTYIANSLLLMLFVGLGSLLLAIPAAWLIARCDFPFRRYFQWLLLLPLAMPAYIVAYVYTDMLDYAGPVQRTLRAWFEWQSPHDYYFPAIRSLGGAAIILSLVLFPYIYLLARTAFMEQSSSLLYASRVMGCSPWRSFWRLALPMARPALAVGVALVAMETAADFATVSYFAVPTLTTAVYDTWLGYGSLTAAAKLSAIMLLVVFSMVGVERFARRKQQLFQKQSILNEADRYVLSSTKAWVALSYCSLLLFMAFLLPFMVLCAYAIDYFNVSWDVRFWQYSLNSLYIAAIVSGVCMVLSLILMFVRRVSPRKSDHLPSRLSSTGYALPGTVLAIGVLVPLTFIDFAINDVYDWLGERGPGLLLTGSVFALVFAFCVRFIAISIGSLENSYKRISPSLDMACITLGRTPSQLLWRVHLPLLRKGIFAGALLVFIESMKELPAALLLRPIGFENLATYVFQFVSDEKLEHGALAAIVIVLVGLVPLIYLNRSLEQQG is encoded by the coding sequence ATGATTTTAGGTTTAACCAGAAGCTGGTCGCTTGCTGGTTATTTTATTGCGGCGATATTAATCTTGCCGCTGATTGCCTTAATAGTGCAATCCACTCTTCCTGATCAAGCTGTATTCAGCCATTTGTTCAATACAGTACTGCCGACATACATCGCTAATAGCTTATTATTGATGTTGTTCGTTGGGCTTGGCTCTCTATTATTAGCTATTCCTGCTGCATGGTTAATTGCCCGTTGTGATTTTCCTTTTCGACGTTACTTTCAATGGCTATTATTGCTTCCATTAGCCATGCCAGCTTATATTGTGGCTTATGTTTATACTGATATGCTCGACTATGCTGGCCCGGTGCAACGCACGCTAAGGGCTTGGTTTGAATGGCAATCACCCCATGACTATTATTTCCCCGCAATACGAAGTCTTGGCGGCGCAGCAATAATATTGTCGTTAGTCTTATTTCCTTATATTTATTTATTAGCGCGCACCGCTTTTATGGAGCAATCTTCAAGTTTGTTGTATGCCTCCCGCGTAATGGGCTGTAGTCCTTGGCGCAGTTTTTGGCGGCTGGCATTACCCATGGCAAGACCGGCTTTAGCCGTAGGTGTCGCACTTGTGGCAATGGAAACCGCAGCAGACTTTGCTACTGTAAGCTATTTTGCAGTGCCAACATTAACTACTGCTGTTTACGATACCTGGCTTGGCTATGGCAGTTTAACGGCAGCGGCAAAGTTGTCAGCTATTATGCTACTGGTGGTTTTTTCTATGGTTGGTGTTGAACGGTTTGCTCGTCGTAAACAACAATTATTTCAAAAACAATCAATTCTGAATGAAGCAGACCGATATGTACTGTCATCAACCAAAGCTTGGGTTGCTTTAAGCTATTGCTCCTTATTGTTGTTTATGGCCTTCTTACTGCCCTTTATGGTGTTATGTGCTTATGCTATTGATTATTTTAACGTGAGTTGGGATGTGCGTTTTTGGCAATACAGTCTAAATAGTTTATACATTGCCGCTATCGTCAGTGGTGTGTGTATGGTGTTATCACTGATACTGATGTTTGTACGCCGCGTCAGTCCGCGTAAAAGTGATCATCTTCCATCTAGACTCAGTAGTACCGGTTATGCCTTACCCGGCACCGTGCTGGCGATTGGTGTTTTGGTGCCACTGACATTTATCGACTTTGCAATTAATGATGTTTACGATTGGCTGGGTGAGCGTGGGCCAGGTCTGTTGTTGACCGGCAGCGTGTTTGCACTGGTTTTTGCTTTTTGTGTTCGATTTATTGCAATATCTATCGGCAGCCTAGAGAACAGCTACAAACGTATTTCTCCTTCTTTGGATATGGCATGTATTACTCTAGGACGAACGCCTAGTCAGCTACTATGGCGAGTGCATCTACCTTTATTACGTAAAGGCATTTTTGCCGGTGCATTGTTGGTGTTTATTGAAAGCATGAAAGAGCTACCCGCAGCGTTATTGTTGCGCCCGATCGGATTTGAAAACCTAGCCACTTATGTATTTCAGTTTGTCTCAGATGAAAAGCTTGAGCATGGTGCATTAGCCGCTATTGTTATTGTTTTAGTAGGACTTGTTCCGTTGATTTATCTTAATCGCTCATTGGAGCAACAAGGCTAA
- a CDS encoding META domain-containing protein translates to MIKHILGAAVIFLGLSACQNHTQIVSNEQLIGTWHVDVVLDTPTVNNSPANLTFAPNGELTGNNSCNQFFGRYAQQGNLLQLAPSGTTMKACVDSLMTQETELMQAISLVQQVDFSKGKLNLLSINGDTLLVLTKQS, encoded by the coding sequence ATGATAAAGCATATTCTCGGCGCCGCGGTTATATTTTTAGGCCTTAGTGCTTGTCAAAACCACACTCAAATTGTCTCAAATGAACAATTAATTGGTACTTGGCATGTAGACGTCGTTCTCGACACTCCGACGGTTAATAATAGTCCAGCAAATTTAACTTTTGCACCAAACGGTGAGCTAACCGGTAATAATAGCTGTAATCAGTTTTTTGGTCGTTACGCTCAGCAAGGTAACTTGCTACAACTTGCACCATCAGGTACCACCATGAAAGCCTGCGTTGATAGTTTGATGACCCAAGAAACCGAACTGATGCAGGCTATTTCATTAGTACAGCAAGTTGATTTTTCAAAAGGAAAACTCAATCTATTGTCTATAAATGGTGATACGCTACTGGTTCTGACAAAACAATCGTAG
- a CDS encoding GNAT family N-acetyltransferase, translating to MSFIIRKALLTDVAAIVQLERAHVDDELFGSDNQLHAHSFTKSEVSQLINQHWFIVAEEQGQIIGYVMAAKWSFFSAQPLYRHIIQKIRFAELEGQALSTTNSCQYGPVWIQESKRGQGVFVALVSELKTQVSATFPFMVTYVAADNARSLAAHQQKAAMTEIEKFSFEQRDYCLLATSNVAL from the coding sequence TTGTCATTTATTATCCGTAAGGCGTTATTAACCGATGTTGCTGCTATTGTGCAGTTAGAGCGTGCTCATGTAGATGATGAGTTGTTTGGTTCAGATAACCAACTTCATGCCCACTCGTTCACCAAAAGTGAAGTGAGCCAGCTTATCAATCAACATTGGTTTATCGTGGCAGAAGAACAAGGCCAAATCATTGGTTATGTGATGGCTGCAAAATGGTCATTCTTTTCTGCGCAGCCATTGTATCGTCATATTATCCAAAAAATTAGGTTTGCTGAGTTAGAGGGTCAAGCCTTATCGACGACTAATTCGTGTCAATATGGACCTGTTTGGATTCAAGAATCTAAACGTGGTCAAGGCGTGTTTGTGGCGTTAGTGAGTGAGTTAAAAACACAAGTAAGCGCTACTTTTCCATTTATGGTGACCTATGTTGCCGCAGATAATGCGCGTTCGTTAGCTGCACATCAACAAAAAGCGGCGATGACAGAGATAGAAAAATTTAGTTTTGAACAACGTGACTATTGTTTATTGGCCACCTCTAATGTTGCACTCTAG
- a CDS encoding ferredoxin--NADP reductase, translated as MWTTGKVIERIDWNEKLFSLRIKTDVEPFIAGQFIKLSQMRDDKRVARAYSLVNPPGCDYVEVLAVAVEDGQLSPDLKALNPGDSIEVTPKAAGFMTLDEVPKGALQGKHLWFFATGTAVGPFISMLATDEPWQRFEKVVLVYGVRLGEDLAYLDTIKQFIEQHPQQFVFIPIVTREDYPEGLSCRIPDGISSGLIEQKAGLGINAEHSQVMICGNPGMITDAQTALVEKGLVKNLRRAPGQITVEKYW; from the coding sequence ATGTGGACAACGGGTAAAGTAATTGAACGTATTGATTGGAATGAAAAATTATTTTCATTACGTATCAAAACCGATGTTGAACCTTTTATCGCAGGTCAGTTTATTAAGCTCAGTCAGATGCGAGATGACAAGCGTGTTGCTAGAGCATACTCATTGGTTAATCCGCCAGGTTGCGACTATGTAGAAGTATTAGCTGTGGCGGTTGAGGATGGACAGTTATCTCCAGATTTAAAAGCATTAAACCCAGGGGACAGCATTGAAGTAACGCCCAAAGCAGCAGGGTTTATGACCCTAGATGAAGTGCCCAAAGGTGCATTGCAGGGTAAGCATTTGTGGTTCTTTGCTACTGGCACTGCAGTTGGCCCTTTTATCTCTATGTTGGCAACCGATGAGCCTTGGCAACGTTTTGAAAAGGTTGTACTCGTTTATGGTGTCCGTCTTGGCGAAGATCTTGCTTATTTGGACACGATTAAGCAGTTTATTGAACAACATCCACAGCAGTTTGTATTTATTCCGATTGTGACCCGTGAAGATTATCCCGAAGGTTTATCATGTCGTATTCCTGACGGTATTAGCAGTGGATTAATTGAACAGAAGGCGGGGTTAGGGATTAATGCCGAACATTCCCAAGTCATGATCTGTGGTAATCCAGGGATGATAACGGATGCTCAAACAGCGTTAGTCGAAAAAGGCTTGGTAAAAAACCTTCGACGAGCACCTGGGCAAATAACCGTTGAAAAATACTGGTAA
- a CDS encoding ABC transporter ATP-binding protein, whose product MSTLTIENVCSDYDGQVVLRHLDLTLAQGEIVALLGPSGCGKTTLLRAIAGLQAISQGSISINGQTLSGDGVFVASEQRGIGMIFQDYALFPHLTVADNILFGVNELNRTVRLARLEEMLELVKLTGLASRYPHELSGGQQQRVSIARALAYQPELLLLDEPFSNIDAQVRNDMMLEIRAILKQRNVSAVFVTHSKDEAFVFADKLALFKDGAIIQHGEAEALYRAPRDRYVADFLGAGNYLPIVVTSSHQVQYALGHLSSTEELFLPIGSQGQLLLRPQQIEIYPSINGRGCIVQRHFLGTVCHYQVQIGGVILDVSSQSTTLISGQQVDISIAAHPLVIFS is encoded by the coding sequence ATGTCAACCTTAACCATTGAAAATGTGTGTAGTGATTATGACGGTCAAGTGGTGTTGCGCCATTTAGATCTTACCCTGGCACAAGGTGAAATTGTCGCATTATTAGGCCCCAGCGGTTGCGGCAAGACCACACTACTGCGTGCGATTGCGGGTTTACAAGCCATTAGTCAAGGTAGCATCAGTATCAATGGGCAAACGTTGAGTGGTGATGGTGTGTTTGTTGCGAGTGAGCAGCGTGGTATAGGGATGATATTTCAAGATTATGCCTTATTTCCGCATTTAACTGTGGCAGACAATATCTTATTTGGGGTAAATGAACTCAATCGTACTGTGCGGTTAGCTCGATTAGAAGAAATGCTCGAGCTGGTTAAATTAACCGGATTAGCATCGCGTTATCCGCATGAATTATCTGGTGGTCAACAGCAACGAGTGTCGATTGCGCGTGCATTGGCATATCAGCCAGAATTATTATTGTTAGACGAACCGTTTTCTAATATCGATGCGCAAGTCCGTAACGATATGATGTTAGAAATTCGCGCCATATTAAAACAACGTAATGTTAGCGCTGTGTTTGTGACTCACAGTAAAGATGAAGCATTTGTGTTTGCAGATAAACTGGCTTTATTTAAAGATGGCGCCATTATTCAGCACGGCGAAGCCGAAGCGTTATACCGCGCGCCAAGAGATCGCTACGTTGCCGATTTTTTAGGAGCCGGTAATTATTTACCTATTGTGGTCACTTCTAGTCATCAAGTGCAGTATGCTTTGGGCCACCTAAGTAGCACTGAAGAATTATTTTTGCCCATTGGTAGCCAAGGGCAGTTATTATTAAGACCGCAACAAATTGAAATTTATCCTAGTATTAATGGCCGTGGGTGTATTGTTCAAAGGCATTTTCTTGGTACGGTATGCCATTATCAGGTTCAAATAGGCGGTGTCATTTTGGATGTTAGTAGTCAATCAACAACATTAATCTCAGGTCAACAAGTTGATATTAGTATTGCTGCACACCCACTGGTCATTTTTAGTTAA
- a CDS encoding Fe(3+) ABC transporter substrate-binding protein: MKLLKSVALLSLACVASSVTAADALTVYSYRQAFLIEPILEKFTEQSGVDVNIVFAKDGIAERMAREGRLSPADVVLTSDFSRLMELVDKDLVSPVESNVINNNIPPQYRSLQHNWYALTMRVRNLYSSKDRTGKIDIDYEDLASTEYKGKICTRSGKHPYNVALVASMIAHDGEAKTKTWLQGVKANLARKPQGNDRDQVLAVKEGMCDIAIGNSYYYGNMLMDKNQKSWAQAVEINFPNQKNRGAHVNVSGMALAKHAPHKDNAVKLMEFLTSDMAQKMYSEVNMEYPVKADVAPSELVASWGDFKADSLPIYKLAEYHQDAVKLLDEVKFDL; the protein is encoded by the coding sequence ATGAAATTGCTAAAAAGTGTCGCATTATTAAGTTTGGCTTGTGTGGCTTCTTCTGTCACTGCAGCAGATGCACTAACGGTTTATTCTTATCGCCAAGCCTTTCTGATTGAACCTATTCTGGAAAAATTTACCGAACAAAGTGGTGTTGACGTTAATATTGTATTTGCTAAAGATGGTATAGCAGAACGTATGGCACGAGAAGGTCGCTTATCTCCTGCTGACGTGGTGTTAACATCAGATTTCTCTCGCTTAATGGAGTTGGTGGATAAAGATCTTGTTTCTCCAGTTGAAAGCAATGTTATTAACAATAATATTCCGCCTCAATATCGCTCTCTGCAACACAACTGGTATGCACTGACGATGCGCGTTCGGAATCTATATTCTTCCAAAGATCGCACCGGTAAAATTGATATTGATTACGAAGATTTAGCCTCAACAGAATACAAAGGCAAAATTTGTACTCGCAGTGGTAAACATCCTTATAATGTAGCATTAGTGGCGTCTATGATTGCTCATGACGGTGAAGCGAAAACGAAAACCTGGTTACAAGGGGTCAAAGCTAATTTAGCTCGCAAGCCTCAAGGTAACGACCGTGATCAAGTATTAGCGGTTAAAGAAGGCATGTGTGATATTGCTATCGGTAACAGTTATTACTACGGCAACATGCTGATGGATAAAAACCAAAAAAGCTGGGCGCAAGCGGTGGAAATTAATTTTCCTAATCAAAAGAACCGTGGAGCTCATGTCAACGTATCTGGTATGGCATTAGCCAAACATGCTCCGCATAAAGACAATGCAGTTAAGTTAATGGAATTCCTAACCTCTGATATGGCACAAAAAATGTATTCTGAAGTGAATATGGAATATCCGGTTAAGGCAGATGTGGCACCGTCTGAATTAGTTGCATCATGGGGTGATTTTAAAGCAGATAGCCTACCTATCTATAAGTTAGCTGAATATCATCAAGATGCAGTAAAATTACTAGACGAAGTAAAATTTGATCTTTAA
- the argR gene encoding transcriptional regulator ArgR, which translates to MPATRNQDELVRTFKAILKEERFGSQSEIVNALQAEGFGNINQSKVSRMLSKFGAVRTRNAKQEMVYCLPAELGVPTAGSPVKNLVLDVDHNQAMIVVRTSPGAAQLIARLLDSIGKPEGILGTIAGDDTIFICPASIKTIDETLETVRSLFNYSE; encoded by the coding sequence ATGCCAGCGACAAGAAATCAGGATGAGCTCGTACGCACTTTTAAAGCGATTCTGAAAGAAGAACGTTTTGGAAGCCAAAGCGAGATTGTTAATGCGCTTCAAGCCGAAGGATTCGGTAATATTAATCAATCTAAAGTATCACGCATGCTCAGCAAATTTGGTGCTGTACGAACTCGTAACGCTAAGCAAGAGATGGTGTATTGTCTCCCAGCCGAGCTTGGAGTACCTACTGCGGGTAGCCCAGTTAAAAATTTAGTACTCGATGTTGATCATAACCAAGCAATGATCGTGGTAAGAACCAGCCCAGGTGCAGCACAATTAATTGCACGTTTGCTCGATTCAATAGGCAAACCAGAAGGGATATTAGGTACCATTGCAGGCGATGACACAATTTTTATCTGTCCAGCAAGTATAAAAACGATCGATGAGACTTTAGAGACTGTTAGATCTTTATTCAATTATAGTGAATAA
- a CDS encoding Dyp-type peroxidase, with amino-acid sequence MGNQAMPREQLGICAEGNLHSVYLMFNANDGVEDQLRPSIANVAQYIYELTDQYADSAFNGFLGIGANFWDTFYPEARPALLKPFPAMNEGNRDAPAMEYDLFVHIRCDRYDILHLVANEINQMFEDLVELVDEERGFRFMDSRDLTGFVDGTENPKGRQRQQVALVGDEDEDFVSGSYVHVQKYMHNLSKWHRLPLKKQEDIFGRTKVDDIEYESEDKPLTSHTKRVNLKDPQGNTLEILRQSMPYGSIREQGLMFISVCRTPEHFEQMLRSMVHGDGHGNHDHLMQFTKALTGSSFFVPSLDFLTQFDDV; translated from the coding sequence ATGGGTAACCAAGCTATGCCTCGTGAACAGTTAGGGATTTGCGCAGAAGGGAATTTACACAGTGTATACTTGATGTTTAATGCCAATGACGGTGTTGAAGATCAGTTACGTCCATCTATTGCTAATGTAGCGCAATACATTTACGAACTCACGGATCAATATGCCGACAGTGCTTTTAATGGCTTTTTGGGTATTGGGGCTAACTTTTGGGATACCTTTTATCCTGAAGCACGCCCAGCACTCTTAAAACCTTTCCCGGCTATGAATGAAGGTAATCGAGATGCTCCAGCAATGGAATATGATCTTTTTGTCCATATCCGTTGTGATCGTTATGATATTTTGCATCTTGTCGCTAATGAAATTAATCAAATGTTTGAAGATTTGGTTGAGCTAGTCGATGAAGAGCGTGGTTTTCGTTTTATGGACAGCCGCGATTTAACCGGTTTTGTTGATGGAACTGAAAATCCTAAGGGACGCCAGCGTCAGCAGGTTGCGCTTGTGGGAGATGAGGATGAAGACTTTGTCTCTGGTAGCTATGTTCATGTCCAAAAATATATGCATAACTTAAGTAAGTGGCATCGTTTACCGCTTAAAAAACAAGAAGATATTTTTGGTCGAACTAAGGTTGATGATATTGAGTATGAATCAGAAGATAAGCCATTAACCAGCCATACTAAGCGAGTCAACTTAAAGGATCCACAGGGTAATACATTAGAAATTTTACGTCAAAGCATGCCATATGGTTCGATTAGAGAACAAGGTTTGATGTTTATTTCAGTGTGTCGCACTCCGGAGCATTTTGAACAAATGCTCCGCAGTATGGTGCATGGTGATGGTCATGGAAATCATGATCATTTAATGCAGTTTACCAAAGCGCTGACCGGATCGTCATTCTTTGTCCCATCACTGGATTTTTTAACTCAATTTGATGATGTGTAA
- the tkt gene encoding transketolase yields MSSRKVLANAIRALSMDAVQKANSGHPGAPMGMADIAEVLWNDFLKHNPTNPNWVDRDRFVLSNGHGSMLIYSLLHLSGYELPIEELKQFRQLHSKTPGHPEYGYTPGVETTTGPLGAGLSNAVGMAIAEKTLAAQFNRPGHDIVDHFTYCFLGDGCLMEGISHEVSSLAGTLGLGKLVAFWDDNGISIDGHVEGWFTDDTPKRFEAYGWHVIADVDGHNPDAIRAAIEQAKSVTDKPSMICCKTIIGFGSPNKSGSHDCHGAPLGDAEIAAAREFLNWPHAPFEIPSDVYAGWDAKHKGVANESLWNDKFAAYQAAFPELAAEYERRVLKGDLPADFEVKAQAFIQESQDKAEGIASRKASQNAIGFFGAMLPELLGGSADLAGSNLTLWSGSKGIQDDPAGNYIYYGVREFGMSGIMNGASLHGGFINYGATFMMFMEYARNAVRMSALMGIQNIFVYTHDSIGQGEDGPTHQPIEQLANLRLTPNMAVWRPCDAAETAVSWKVAIERRDAPTSLIFSRQGLKAQARTAEQLANVAKGGYVLSDCQGTADVILIATGSEVQLAMDSAVELTKLGQKVRVVSMPSTTEFDKQDAAYKESVLPKGVTKRVAVEAAHTDFWYKYVGFDGGVVGMTTFGESAPGGDLLKHFGFTVDNVVKTVQSLG; encoded by the coding sequence ATGTCATCTCGTAAAGTACTCGCTAACGCTATTCGCGCCTTAAGTATGGATGCGGTTCAAAAAGCCAATTCTGGTCATCCAGGTGCCCCAATGGGTATGGCTGATATCGCCGAAGTGCTATGGAATGATTTTCTAAAGCATAATCCAACTAATCCTAACTGGGTCGATCGCGATCGTTTTGTTTTGTCAAACGGTCATGGCTCTATGCTTATTTACTCTTTACTGCATTTATCTGGTTATGAATTGCCAATTGAAGAGCTAAAGCAATTCCGCCAATTACATTCAAAAACACCTGGCCATCCAGAATATGGTTATACACCTGGTGTTGAAACGACAACGGGTCCTTTAGGTGCTGGTTTGAGTAATGCTGTTGGTATGGCGATTGCTGAAAAAACCTTGGCAGCCCAGTTTAACCGTCCAGGTCACGACATTGTCGATCACTTCACTTATTGTTTCTTGGGTGATGGTTGTTTAATGGAAGGTATTTCTCACGAAGTCAGTTCATTAGCCGGAACATTAGGCCTTGGAAAGTTAGTGGCATTTTGGGATGACAACGGTATTTCTATCGATGGTCATGTTGAAGGTTGGTTCACTGACGATACCCCTAAGCGTTTTGAAGCTTATGGCTGGCATGTCATTGCTGATGTAGATGGCCATAATCCAGATGCTATCCGTGCAGCAATTGAACAAGCTAAATCTGTAACAGATAAACCATCTATGATTTGCTGTAAAACCATTATTGGTTTTGGCTCGCCGAACAAATCGGGTAGCCATGATTGTCATGGTGCACCATTAGGTGATGCTGAAATTGCCGCCGCACGTGAGTTCTTAAACTGGCCACACGCGCCATTTGAAATCCCATCAGATGTGTATGCTGGTTGGGATGCTAAGCATAAAGGTGTTGCTAACGAGTCATTATGGAATGATAAGTTTGCCGCTTATCAAGCTGCATTCCCAGAGCTTGCTGCAGAATATGAACGCCGTGTATTGAAAGGTGACTTACCTGCAGATTTTGAAGTAAAAGCACAAGCTTTTATTCAAGAAAGCCAAGATAAAGCTGAAGGTATTGCGAGTCGTAAAGCGTCTCAAAATGCGATTGGTTTCTTTGGTGCTATGTTGCCTGAATTACTCGGCGGCAGCGCAGACTTAGCCGGTTCTAACTTAACGCTTTGGTCTGGTTCAAAAGGCATACAAGACGATCCTGCCGGTAACTACATCTATTACGGTGTACGTGAGTTCGGGATGAGCGGTATTATGAACGGCGCGTCGTTACATGGTGGTTTTATTAACTATGGCGCAACCTTCATGATGTTTATGGAATATGCGCGTAACGCGGTTCGTATGTCTGCGTTAATGGGCATTCAAAATATTTTCGTTTACACCCATGACTCTATTGGTCAAGGCGAAGATGGTCCAACCCATCAGCCTATTGAGCAATTGGCTAACTTGCGTTTAACGCCGAATATGGCCGTTTGGCGCCCATGTGATGCAGCAGAAACGGCTGTTTCATGGAAAGTAGCCATTGAGCGTCGTGATGCTCCTACATCATTAATCTTTAGTCGTCAGGGTCTTAAAGCCCAAGCGCGTACCGCTGAGCAATTAGCTAACGTGGCTAAAGGGGGTTATGTACTGTCTGATTGCCAAGGTACTGCTGATGTGATTTTGATTGCAACAGGTTCTGAAGTGCAATTAGCTATGGATTCTGCTGTAGAGCTAACCAAACTAGGTCAAAAAGTACGGGTAGTGTCTATGCCTTCTACTACCGAGTTTGATAAGCAAGATGCTGCTTACAAAGAATCTGTACTACCAAAAGGCGTCACTAAA
- a CDS encoding GNAT family N-acetyltransferase yields MYQPTWLDTKITANLKPSVTSLSIEAKPIANKSVITNPTAVKVTEDELAAIELSVIKEWSAIKLFYRRYMPYARLAQKEAVAVIHHLDSTAKNSRDDISRDINNGSNDVNEAEYRQLKIIAAIRVKPIGRYQLVNGLLVHPDYRGLQLSIQLLQFIAPTLKVKHCFLFAHPWLIGLYQQQHFVVIDNEALLALPAEITQLYYRYHSEERPLVLMQLTNPEQ; encoded by the coding sequence ATGTATCAACCGACTTGGCTGGACACAAAAATAACGGCAAACCTCAAACCATCTGTTACATCGTTATCCATTGAGGCTAAACCGATTGCAAATAAATCGGTGATAACCAATCCTACTGCAGTTAAAGTCACTGAGGATGAACTCGCTGCTATTGAACTCTCCGTCATAAAAGAGTGGTCTGCGATTAAATTATTCTATCGCCGTTATATGCCTTATGCGCGACTAGCCCAAAAAGAAGCCGTTGCAGTGATCCATCATCTAGATTCGACGGCTAAAAATAGTCGAGATGATATTAGTCGTGATATTAATAACGGTAGTAATGACGTTAATGAAGCGGAATACAGACAACTGAAAATTATTGCCGCAATAAGAGTTAAACCGATAGGTCGATATCAACTGGTCAATGGATTACTGGTTCATCCTGATTATCGCGGCCTGCAACTTTCAATTCAATTATTGCAGTTTATTGCGCCAACTTTAAAAGTTAAACATTGCTTCTTATTTGCTCACCCGTGGTTAATAGGCTTATATCAACAGCAACACTTTGTAGTGATAGACAATGAAGCACTATTGGCATTACCGGCAGAGATCACTCAATTATATTATCGTTATCACTCTGAAGAACGACCACTGGTGTTGATGCAGTTAACTAATCCTGAACAATAA